One genomic segment of Helianthus annuus cultivar XRQ/B chromosome 14, HanXRQr2.0-SUNRISE, whole genome shotgun sequence includes these proteins:
- the LOC110905011 gene encoding uncharacterized protein LOC110905011 isoform X3 → MMKAVGGEPKSIEGVTYDTKAKIGTWKGKITFSVIPMDDYKIVLGLAFFDRSNAIPDAFLNTLYLIKDKEVHTAPMETDTRHRGKTLSTMQIVRTKQQPRKQHDEGVVNLGGGECHDPPKYRILKPLSREAVFGVFSKVEDNGRYLDIYELYCMFEHTVYGRELIQRGKPMIFRKYIRSFPGLHLFEERHKRNSKWNVEGEATTYHCKRPKLTACVDFLMGSSSDRGKIRLAGQNMRTREGSPYIYIFF, encoded by the exons ATGATGAAGGCTGTTGGAGGGGAACCTAAGTCAATCGAAGGCGTAACCTATGACACCAAAGCCAAGATCGGGACATGGAAGGGCAAAATTACTTTCTCAGTCATTCCCATGGACGACTACAAAATTGTGCTCGGGTTGGCATTCTTCGATAGGTCCAACGCCATCCCCGATGCATTCCTCAATACCTTGTACCTCATCAAGGACAAGGAGGTTCACACGGCACCCATGGAGACGGATACAAGGCACCGAGGCAAAACCTTATCCACCATGCAGATCGTGAGAACAAAGCAACAACCACGTAAGCAACACGACGAGGGCGTCGTAAATTTAGGTGGGGGAGAATGTCACGATCCGCCTAAATACAGAATTTTAAAGCCTCTATCAAGAGAGGCTGTCTTTGGTGTCTTTTCAAAAGTAGAG GATAATGGAAGATATCTTGATATTTACGAACTCTACTGCATGTTTGAGCACACAGTGTATGGCCGTGAACTCATACAGAGGGGAAAGCCTATGATTTTCCGGAAGTACATCCGTAGCTTCCCAGGACTCCATCTATTTGAAGAGAGGCACAAACGAAACAG CAAATGGAATGTGGAAGGAGAGGCCACAACATACCATTGCAAGAGGCCCAAATTAACGGCATGTGTCGATTTCTTGATGGGTTCTTCGAGCGACCGA ggaAAAATACGCCTAGCTGGACAGAACATGAGAACCAGGGAAGGatcaccatatatatatatttttttttga
- the LOC110905011 gene encoding uncharacterized protein LOC110905011 isoform X1, which yields MMKAVGGEPKSIEGVTYDTKAKIGTWKGKITFSVIPMDDYKIVLGLAFFDRSNAIPDAFLNTLYLIKDKEVHTAPMETDTRHRGKTLSTMQIVRTKQQPRKQHDEGVVNLGGGECHDPPKYRILKPLSREAVFGVFSKVEDNGRYLDIYELYCMFEHTVYGRELIQRGKPMIFRKYIRSFPGLHLFEERHKRNRMYKRYMKNMLQYLTSFLTRAMPMIEVDEQMECGRRGHNIPLQEAQINGMCRFLDGFFERPRKNTPSWTEHENQGRITIYIYFFLILFINRFTT from the exons ATGATGAAGGCTGTTGGAGGGGAACCTAAGTCAATCGAAGGCGTAACCTATGACACCAAAGCCAAGATCGGGACATGGAAGGGCAAAATTACTTTCTCAGTCATTCCCATGGACGACTACAAAATTGTGCTCGGGTTGGCATTCTTCGATAGGTCCAACGCCATCCCCGATGCATTCCTCAATACCTTGTACCTCATCAAGGACAAGGAGGTTCACACGGCACCCATGGAGACGGATACAAGGCACCGAGGCAAAACCTTATCCACCATGCAGATCGTGAGAACAAAGCAACAACCACGTAAGCAACACGACGAGGGCGTCGTAAATTTAGGTGGGGGAGAATGTCACGATCCGCCTAAATACAGAATTTTAAAGCCTCTATCAAGAGAGGCTGTCTTTGGTGTCTTTTCAAAAGTAGAG GATAATGGAAGATATCTTGATATTTACGAACTCTACTGCATGTTTGAGCACACAGTGTATGGCCGTGAACTCATACAGAGGGGAAAGCCTATGATTTTCCGGAAGTACATCCGTAGCTTCCCAGGACTCCATCTATTTGAAGAGAGGCACAAACGAAACAG GATGTACAAAAGGTATATGAAGAATATGCTACAATACTTGACATCTTTTTTGACACGGGCAATGCCCATGATTGAAGTGGATGAG CAAATGGAATGTGGAAGGAGAGGCCACAACATACCATTGCAAGAGGCCCAAATTAACGGCATGTGTCGATTTCTTGATGGGTTCTTCGAGCGACCGA ggaAAAATACGCCTAGCTGGACAGAACATGAGAACCAGGGAAGGatcaccatatatatatatttttttttgattcTGTTCATAAATAGATTTACAACTTGA
- the LOC110905011 gene encoding uncharacterized protein LOC110905011 isoform X2: MMKAVGGEPKSIEGVTYDTKAKIGTWKGKITFSVIPMDDYKIVLGLAFFDRSNAIPDAFLNTLYLIKDKEVHTAPMETDTRHRGKTLSTMQIVRTKQQPRKQHDEGVVNLGGGECHDPPKYRILKPLSREAVFGVFSKVEDNGRYLDIYELYCMFEHTVYGRELIQRGKPMIFRKYIRSFPGLHLFEERHKRNRMYKSKWNVEGEATTYHCKRPKLTACVDFLMGSSSDRGKIRLAGQNMRTREGSPYIYIFF, translated from the exons ATGATGAAGGCTGTTGGAGGGGAACCTAAGTCAATCGAAGGCGTAACCTATGACACCAAAGCCAAGATCGGGACATGGAAGGGCAAAATTACTTTCTCAGTCATTCCCATGGACGACTACAAAATTGTGCTCGGGTTGGCATTCTTCGATAGGTCCAACGCCATCCCCGATGCATTCCTCAATACCTTGTACCTCATCAAGGACAAGGAGGTTCACACGGCACCCATGGAGACGGATACAAGGCACCGAGGCAAAACCTTATCCACCATGCAGATCGTGAGAACAAAGCAACAACCACGTAAGCAACACGACGAGGGCGTCGTAAATTTAGGTGGGGGAGAATGTCACGATCCGCCTAAATACAGAATTTTAAAGCCTCTATCAAGAGAGGCTGTCTTTGGTGTCTTTTCAAAAGTAGAG GATAATGGAAGATATCTTGATATTTACGAACTCTACTGCATGTTTGAGCACACAGTGTATGGCCGTGAACTCATACAGAGGGGAAAGCCTATGATTTTCCGGAAGTACATCCGTAGCTTCCCAGGACTCCATCTATTTGAAGAGAGGCACAAACGAAACAG GATGTACAAAAG CAAATGGAATGTGGAAGGAGAGGCCACAACATACCATTGCAAGAGGCCCAAATTAACGGCATGTGTCGATTTCTTGATGGGTTCTTCGAGCGACCGA ggaAAAATACGCCTAGCTGGACAGAACATGAGAACCAGGGAAGGatcaccatatatatatatttttttttga